In a single window of the Desulfovibrio sp. Fe33 genome:
- a CDS encoding histidinol phosphate phosphatase domain-containing protein has product MIDLHTHTIFSDGELIPAELVRRAEVIGYKALCMTDHADEATMYHALENVLRFVKKHGHFFDINVLAGVELTHVPPALIDEMTRAARQSGAQVVVVHGETPVEPVAPGTNLAAIEAGVDILAHPGLITDEEVRLAAERGVALEITTRGGHSYTNGHVAALARKHGAKLVVNNDAHAPRDLVGEELRRTIALGAGLTVEEYRRTESNAWEIVQRCMK; this is encoded by the coding sequence ATGATCGATTTGCATACCCACACCATTTTCAGCGACGGGGAGCTTATCCCCGCCGAACTCGTTCGCCGCGCCGAGGTCATCGGCTACAAGGCGCTTTGCATGACCGATCACGCGGACGAGGCGACCATGTATCACGCTCTGGAGAATGTCCTTCGCTTCGTCAAGAAGCATGGTCATTTCTTCGACATCAATGTCCTGGCCGGGGTGGAACTGACCCATGTGCCGCCCGCGCTCATTGACGAGATGACCCGGGCCGCGCGGCAGAGCGGAGCACAGGTGGTGGTCGTGCACGGTGAGACCCCGGTTGAACCGGTGGCTCCCGGCACCAACCTGGCGGCCATCGAAGCCGGCGTGGACATTTTGGCACATCCTGGCCTGATTACCGACGAGGAAGTCCGGCTCGCCGCAGAGCGCGGCGTCGCGCTGGAAATCACCACGCGCGGCGGCCACAGTTACACCAACGGGCACGTGGCCGCGCTGGCTCGGAAGCACGGGGCCAAGTTGGTTGTCAACAACGACGCCCATGCCCCGCGTGATCTTGTGGGCGAGGAGCTGCGTCGGACCATCGCGCTGGGGGCGGGGTTGACGGTTGAAGAATATAGGCGGACCGAGTCCAATGCCTGGGAGATCGTACAACGATGCATGAAATGA